The following coding sequences are from one Capsicum annuum cultivar UCD-10X-F1 chromosome 3, UCD10Xv1.1, whole genome shotgun sequence window:
- the LOC124896585 gene encoding uncharacterized protein LOC124896585, giving the protein MVNQINGSFVYYFSVFGACIREYAHMKKVISIDGTHLYEKYGGVLLSAVAQDTKNHIFPIAFCVVDKENDASWTFFFQKLKSIIEDEPYLLSSPTGTSALPMPSLVFTDAYTIDEFSKHLIELKNKIPKAAHVLENVLSFEKWSRAYFPGNRYDVMTTNITESLNSVLMDEREYPMSYILNSIIRKFGEKFRERHTFVAGQNNKFVSCAERILRDNKSVSDFLYVTNENGGLNQFMVFSNDVAVKVSLLERSCSCQKFNLVKMLSEHAMADLQAKYGDDIGYGNSIYEYSLPIYKAENYLLAY; this is encoded by the exons atggtaaaccagATTAATGGATCATTCGTTTACTACTTCTCAGTATTCGGAGCTTGCATACGGGAATATGCCCACATGAAAAAGGTAATTTCCATTGATGGCACACATTTGTATGAAAAGTACGGGGGCGTATTGCTGAGTGCAGTTGCACAAGACACCAAAAATCACATCTTTCCAATTGCCTTTTGTGTcgtcgataaagagaacgatgcttcttggaccttcttttTTCAGAAGTTGAAGTCTATTATAGAAGATGAACCATATCTATTGTCATCTCCGACAGGCACATCAGCATTGCCAATGCCTTCTCTCGTGTTTACAGAT GCATATACTATTGATGAGTTTAGCAAGCATTTAATCGAATTGAAGAATAAAATCCCCAAGGCagcacatgtccttgaaaatgtgcttaGTTTTGAGAAATGGAGTAGAGCATACTTCCCAGGCAATAGGTAcgatgtgatgaccacaaacattaCCGAGTCACTCAACTCGGTGttgatggatgaacgggagtaccccATGTCATACATACTCAATTCAATTATcagaaaatttggtgaaaagtttagggagcgACATACCTTTGTCGCTggtcaaaataataaatttgtgtCTTGTGcggaaaggatcctaagggataacAAGAGTGTGAGCGATTTCTTATATGTGACTAATGAAAATGGGGGTCTCAACCAATTCATGGTGTTCAGCAACGATGTTGCTGTCAAGGTCAGTCTGTTGGAGAGAAGTTGTTCTTGTCAAAAATTTAACTTGGTGAAAATGCTGTCCGAACATGCGATGGCAGATTTGCAAGCAAAGTATGGCGATGACATAGGTTATGGTAACTCTATCTATGAGTACTCTTTgccaatttataaagctgaaaATTACCTCCTCGCATACTAG